A portion of the Thermodesulfovibrionia bacterium genome contains these proteins:
- a CDS encoding endonuclease III domain-containing protein, protein MLKKIYRTLYKSFGPQNWWPGDTPFEIAVGAILTQNTSWGNVEKAISNIKRQKALTAKKLHEMPHEELASLIKPSGYFNVKAKRLKGFLSYLSSNYGGSMAKMQKRGLPMLRKELLEVNGIGPETADSILLYALEKPTFVIDAYTKRVLQRHGIVKEDATYHEMQELFHNNLPHDVSLYNEYHALFVMAGKHYCKPKPKCEGCPLEKI, encoded by the coding sequence GTGCTTAAGAAGATCTACCGCACCCTCTATAAATCCTTCGGACCGCAGAACTGGTGGCCGGGTGACACGCCTTTTGAGATAGCCGTTGGCGCGATACTGACTCAGAATACCAGCTGGGGAAATGTCGAGAAGGCCATCAGCAATATAAAAAGACAAAAGGCGTTAACCGCGAAAAAACTTCACGAGATGCCGCATGAAGAGCTCGCTTCATTAATAAAACCTTCAGGCTACTTTAATGTAAAAGCAAAAAGGCTCAAAGGCTTTTTGTCATACCTTTCTTCCAACTACGGGGGGAGCATGGCAAAGATGCAGAAAAGAGGCCTGCCCATGCTCAGGAAAGAACTTCTCGAAGTAAACGGCATCGGCCCGGAGACAGCAGACTCCATACTTTTATATGCGTTGGAAAAACCGACCTTCGTGATAGATGCCTATACAAAAAGGGTTCTGCAAAGACACGGGATCGTGAAAGAAGATGCAACATATCATGAGATGCAGGAGCTATTTCATAACAACCTGCCGCATGATGTATCTTTATATAATGAGTATCACGCATTATTCGTGATGGCCGGCAAGCATTACTGTAAACCAAAACCAAAATGTGAAGGATGCCCGCTCGAAAAGATATGA
- a CDS encoding histidine triad nucleotide-binding protein — MDCLFCKIIKGLIPSKKVYEDNDVFVFEDITPQAPVHILVVPKKHISTILEAGPEDNELIGKMFQAANRIAREKGIDQRGFRLVMNCNRESGQTVFHIHLHMLGGRPMHWPPG, encoded by the coding sequence ATGGATTGTCTGTTCTGCAAGATTATCAAAGGTTTGATCCCTTCAAAAAAGGTCTATGAAGATAACGATGTATTTGTATTTGAAGATATAACACCGCAAGCGCCTGTGCATATTTTAGTAGTGCCGAAAAAACATATCTCAACGATACTCGAAGCAGGGCCTGAGGATAACGAACTGATAGGGAAGATGTTCCAGGCGGCAAACAGGATAGCGAGAGAGAAAGGCATTGACCAAAGAGGCTTCAGGCTCGTCATGAACTGCAACAGAGAGTCGGGCCAGACCGTATTTCACATCCACCTTCACATGCTTGGAGGCAGGCCGATGCACTGGCCGCCAGGGTAA
- a CDS encoding OsmC family protein: MEDNSADKLEESLEGYKGKILEVNKGFLEWDKDLIFRVRTQMGYEIDYDANLQWGCAPTETLLASVAGCMAIDVLFFLKKMRAEIKDFKINFTGVRRPEPPQYYKSIDLLIKVKGEGITPKKMDRAISLSHDKYCSVYNALRKEIEVTTRYTINED, encoded by the coding sequence ATGGAAGATAACAGCGCTGACAAATTAGAAGAATCCCTGGAAGGATATAAGGGAAAGATACTTGAGGTGAACAAAGGTTTTCTTGAATGGGACAAAGACCTGATCTTCAGGGTCAGGACGCAGATGGGATATGAGATAGATTATGACGCGAATCTGCAGTGGGGCTGCGCTCCCACGGAAACACTCTTGGCAAGCGTTGCCGGATGCATGGCGATCGATGTGCTCTTCTTTCTGAAAAAGATGAGGGCTGAGATCAAAGACTTTAAGATAAATTTTACCGGGGTAAGAAGGCCGGAGCCTCCGCAGTATTACAAATCCATAGACCTGCTTATAAAGGTGAAAGGGGAAGGCATCACGCCCAAGAAGATGGACAGAGCTATCTCACTTTCGCACGATAAGTACTGTTCGGTCTATAACGCCTTAAGAAAAGAGATCGAGGTCACAACACGCTACACAATAAACGAGGACTAA
- the cutA gene encoding divalent-cation tolerance protein CutA, producing the protein MSYNASPEEIIVFITSSSEEEAARIAASLVEERLAACVNIIRNIRSIYSWQGKVCDDAEVLMIAKTQRSLFNSLKERVKELHSYEVPEIIAMPIVDGSEDYLKWIRESTGK; encoded by the coding sequence ATGTCATATAATGCATCTCCAGAAGAGATAATAGTCTTTATTACATCATCAAGTGAAGAAGAGGCAGCCCGTATCGCAGCTTCTCTCGTAGAGGAAAGACTGGCGGCCTGCGTTAATATCATAAGGAATATCCGCTCAATCTACTCATGGCAGGGCAAGGTGTGCGATGATGCAGAAGTGCTTATGATCGCTAAAACGCAGAGAAGCCTTTTCAACAGCCTTAAAGAGAGGGTTAAGGAACTTCACAGTTATGAAGTCCCTGAGATAATCGCCATGCCGATCGTAGATGGTTCGGAAGATTATCTTAAATGGATCAGGGAATCAACAGGCAAATAA
- the rho gene encoding transcription termination factor Rho has protein sequence MNITKLKELPISELTQLAKEMNIEGARGLRKQDLIFAILQAQTEKTGLIFGEGVLEILPDGFGFLRSPDYSYLPGPDDIYVSPSQIRRFNLRTGDLVTGQIRPPKESERYFALLKVEAITHEPPDENVKRQLFDNLIPYYPTQRINLEHDKNDYSTRVMELVTPIGMGQRGMIVAAPRTGKTVLLQSIAKAIKHNHPEVHLIILLIDERPEEVTDWKRQVDTEIIGSTFDEPPQRHIQVAEMVMERAKRLVESKKNVVILLDSITRLARAYNAVIPASGKVLSGGLDSNALQKPKRFFGTARNIEDGGSLTIIATALVDTGSRMDDVIFEEFKGTGNMELHLDRKLVEKRVFPSININASGTRKEELLVERDVLQRMWILRKVLHSLSPVESMEFLLDKLNGTKSNKDFLEMMNK, from the coding sequence ATGAACATAACTAAATTAAAAGAACTGCCGATATCCGAGCTGACCCAGCTGGCAAAAGAAATGAATATCGAAGGCGCCAGAGGGCTTAGGAAGCAGGATCTTATATTCGCCATATTGCAGGCTCAGACAGAAAAGACCGGGCTCATCTTTGGTGAGGGCGTGCTTGAGATACTACCTGATGGATTCGGTTTCCTCCGTTCTCCTGATTACAGTTACCTCCCCGGGCCTGATGATATTTATGTCTCGCCTTCTCAAATTCGGAGATTTAACCTTAGAACCGGCGACCTTGTCACAGGGCAGATACGCCCTCCGAAAGAGAGCGAAAGATACTTTGCCCTGCTCAAAGTTGAGGCTATAACACATGAGCCGCCTGATGAGAACGTAAAGCGGCAGCTCTTTGACAACCTCATCCCGTATTATCCGACCCAGCGCATAAATCTTGAGCATGATAAAAATGACTATTCTACTCGCGTTATGGAGCTTGTCACCCCCATCGGAATGGGGCAGAGGGGTATGATAGTCGCAGCGCCGAGGACAGGCAAGACGGTTCTTCTTCAATCAATAGCAAAGGCTATAAAACATAACCACCCTGAAGTCCATCTTATCATCCTTCTTATAGATGAGAGGCCTGAAGAGGTCACCGACTGGAAGAGGCAGGTTGATACTGAGATCATCGGATCGACATTCGACGAGCCGCCGCAGAGGCATATACAGGTCGCCGAGATGGTCATGGAGAGGGCGAAGAGGCTTGTTGAGAGCAAAAAGAATGTGGTCATACTTCTTGATTCCATAACAAGGCTTGCAAGGGCTTACAACGCTGTGATACCCGCAAGCGGCAAGGTGCTTTCAGGCGGCCTTGATTCCAATGCGCTTCAGAAACCAAAGAGATTCTTCGGCACCGCAAGAAATATAGAGGACGGCGGCAGTCTCACGATCATCGCTACCGCGCTTGTTGATACCGGCAGCAGGATGGACGATGTCATATTTGAAGAGTTCAAAGGCACCGGCAATATGGAGCTTCACCTCGACAGAAAACTTGTTGAGAAACGCGTATTCCCGAGCATTAATATTAATGCCTCAGGCACAAGAAAAGAGGAGCTTCTTGTTGAAAGGGATGTGCTTCAGAGGATGTGGATACTGAGAAAGGTCCTGCATTCACTCAGCCCTGTTGAGAGCATGGAATTCCTGCTTGATAAGCTTAACGGGACAAAGAGCAACAAGGATTTCCTTGAGATGATGAACAAGTAG
- the yrfG gene encoding GMP/IMP nucleotidase has protein sequence MLKNIPLKDIKYVLLDMDGTLLDLYFDDYFWKHLVPEKYAEKHDITFGAAQDYLYKTYKHHEKTLNWCDIDFWSSELKLDIPALKEQIRHLIEVHPHVIDFLKMLRKEKKKVFLLTNAHYKTVNIKFKKTAIGEYFDSVLCSFDVGHPKEYLEFWEKAEKKLGFTKEHSLFIDDTEDVLKTARDYGIKYLLFKAHANSKAEHGKSEHFQSITDFRQLM, from the coding sequence ATGTTAAAGAATATACCGTTAAAAGATATAAAATACGTTCTACTCGATATGGACGGGACGCTGCTTGACCTCTATTTCGATGATTATTTCTGGAAGCATCTCGTGCCGGAAAAGTATGCTGAAAAACATGATATTACATTCGGCGCTGCGCAGGATTATCTATATAAAACATATAAACACCATGAGAAGACACTGAACTGGTGCGATATCGACTTCTGGTCAAGTGAATTGAAGCTTGATATCCCGGCACTGAAGGAGCAGATAAGGCATCTCATCGAAGTGCATCCTCATGTTATTGATTTTCTCAAGATGCTCAGGAAAGAGAAGAAGAAGGTATTCCTTCTGACAAACGCGCATTACAAGACGGTCAATATAAAGTTCAAGAAGACCGCCATCGGGGAATATTTCGACTCTGTCCTCTGCTCTTTTGATGTCGGTCATCCGAAAGAGTACCTGGAGTTCTGGGAAAAGGCCGAGAAGAAGCTCGGATTTACAAAAGAGCATTCCCTATTCATCGATGACACTGAAGACGTGCTGAAGACGGCAAGGGATTACGGGATAAAATATCTCCTCTTCAAAGCGCATGCGAACTCAAAGGCTGAGCATGGCAAGTCAGAGCACTTTCAGTCCATCACCGACTTCAGGCAATTGATGTAA
- a CDS encoding bifunctional 5,10-methylenetetrahydrofolate dehydrogenase/5,10-methenyltetrahydrofolate cyclohydrolase: MAEIMKGHSLSEKIKERVRKDVEHLKEHGIDVGLGLLMFDDNPAAKQYFLATLKACKKAGVKAYEYILPADASVNEMLNKVHSINNDERINGLLVLFPLPKKINPRRIVNEILPEKDIDGLGSLSVGRLAADESTFQIFKNGGYDNLYEGMAMHAISSYLPCTPFGVIRLIESYGIDIKGKHAVVIGKSLAVGKPLSLMFLAKEATVTVCHRETKDLGNFTRQADILCSATGVKGLITGDMVKVGAVVVDIGINVLKDGSIVGDVDFGSVEKKASFITPVPGGVGPVTIAMLLENTVRSAQRNQLMKHPLIVG; encoded by the coding sequence ATGGCAGAGATAATGAAGGGGCACAGCCTCTCGGAAAAGATAAAAGAGAGGGTGAGAAAGGATGTCGAACACCTCAAAGAACACGGCATAGATGTCGGGCTCGGGCTGCTCATGTTTGATGACAATCCTGCGGCAAAACAATATTTCCTCGCAACCTTAAAGGCCTGCAAAAAGGCCGGGGTAAAGGCGTATGAATATATCCTGCCGGCTGACGCTTCAGTGAATGAGATGCTGAATAAAGTTCACTCCATTAATAATGATGAGAGGATAAACGGGCTTCTGGTGCTCTTCCCTCTTCCAAAAAAGATTAACCCGCGCAGGATAGTTAATGAGATACTTCCTGAAAAGGATATAGACGGACTCGGCTCACTCTCTGTCGGGAGACTTGCGGCTGACGAGTCCACATTTCAGATATTTAAGAACGGTGGTTACGATAACCTCTATGAAGGCATGGCCATGCACGCTATCTCAAGCTATCTGCCCTGCACACCGTTCGGCGTCATCAGGCTTATAGAGAGCTACGGAATTGATATAAAGGGCAAACATGCCGTTGTTATCGGCAAGAGTCTTGCTGTAGGGAAGCCGCTTTCACTTATGTTCCTTGCAAAAGAAGCCACTGTCACCGTCTGCCACAGGGAGACAAAGGACCTCGGCAATTTCACAAGACAGGCGGATATACTCTGCTCTGCAACAGGAGTAAAAGGCCTGATCACAGGAGATATGGTCAAGGTAGGCGCCGTGGTTGTCGACATAGGCATCAATGTTCTTAAGGACGGCAGCATAGTCGGAGATGTTGATTTTGGATCAGTCGAAAAGAAGGCGTCCTTTATAACGCCTGTTCCCGGCGGGGTGGGACCTGTGACCATAGCCATGCTGCTTGAGAACACAGTTCGCTCGGCCCAGAGAAACCAGCTCATGAAACACCCGCTAATAGTAGGGTAA
- a CDS encoding Slp family lipoprotein — protein sequence MKRLFFIFLISINFISCASVLRQDLAGQSVYNFTLTDVAQNPGFYQGKTLMFGGVIAKTTLTKEGSLIEALYVAVDSRGYHQGIDNSAGRFLAIFPGSAKILDPMIFQEKREVTIAGEYIGTRKGMIDEIEYTYPLFKIVELYLWEEVKEDYYRYPRHRFEMGYPWHYGYGLWWEDR from the coding sequence ATGAAGCGCCTTTTTTTTATTTTCCTTATCTCAATTAATTTTATCTCCTGCGCGTCTGTACTCAGGCAGGACCTTGCCGGGCAATCGGTTTATAACTTCACATTGACAGATGTAGCACAAAACCCGGGCTTCTATCAGGGCAAAACCCTTATGTTCGGAGGGGTTATAGCTAAAACCACTTTGACAAAGGAAGGTTCGCTTATCGAAGCTTTGTACGTAGCTGTTGATTCAAGGGGATATCATCAGGGTATTGATAATTCCGCAGGAAGGTTTCTGGCTATTTTCCCCGGCAGCGCCAAGATCCTTGACCCTATGATCTTCCAGGAAAAAAGAGAGGTAACTATCGCCGGTGAATATATCGGGACGCGCAAAGGTATGATCGATGAGATCGAATACACTTATCCTCTTTTTAAGATCGTAGAACTTTACCTATGGGAAGAGGTTAAGGAAGACTATTACAGATATCCCCGGCACCGCTTTGAAATGGGTTATCCATGGCATTACGGGTATGGGCTTTGGTGGGAAGACAGATAA
- a CDS encoding PilZ domain-containing protein translates to MICLTKKIINIKAKLLSGNSTFQGVTSSICEDGLYMRTFPLEADMNIYPGSEVQVKLEPQDKEPICLNCRVKWLYKTPPHKLTNSIGVEIVDALPNYKELLKELL, encoded by the coding sequence ATGATTTGCCTTACAAAGAAGATAATTAATATTAAGGCAAAACTTTTATCCGGGAACTCAACTTTCCAGGGCGTGACAAGCAGTATTTGTGAGGATGGCCTGTATATGAGAACCTTCCCGCTGGAAGCAGACATGAATATATATCCCGGCTCAGAAGTTCAGGTCAAACTTGAACCGCAGGATAAGGAACCTATCTGTCTTAACTGCAGGGTAAAGTGGCTATACAAGACCCCGCCGCATAAACTGACCAACAGCATAGGCGTTGAGATCGTGGATGCCCTTCCGAATTACAAAGAGCTATTGAAGGAACTGCTGTAG
- the gyrA gene encoding DNA gyrase subunit A yields the protein MERSVINIEEEMKTSYLNYAMSVIIGRALPDVRDGLKPVQRRILYAMLREGLLPGKRYSKCAGVVGEVLKKYHPHGDSAVYDALVRLAQDFNMRNILVDGQGNFGSVDGDPAAAYRYTEAKLTKIAEEMLTDIDKETVDFIPNYDETTTEPTVLPSKVPNLIINGSSGIAVGMATNIPPHNLGEVVDGLLMMIADPDVEISALMKKIKGPDFPTGSAIYGRKGINDAYTTGRGLIRIRAKTEEEEYQKGTRIIITELPYQVNKSRLVEKIAELVREKKIDGISDLRDESDRKGIRVVIELKKGAFLQVVLNQLYKHTPMATTFGVILLAIVNGQPKVLNLAQILSLFLQHRRIIITRKTEFELRKARERAHILEGLKIALDNLDAIIKLIRASKTPAEALEGLMNKFPLTKLQAQAILDMKLQRLTGLERDKIIEDYQALIKEIERLISILASPELINNIIKEELTEIKEKYADKRRTTITGEAEDITIEDLISEEDMVVTISRLGFVKRTAADLYKSQKRGGTGKKGMSLRAGTAKKAADGTAVTSTDAQAPVIEREEDLVETLFKASTHDYALFFTNFGRLYWLKVYEIPEGDRATKGRAIVNLLKISPHERITAVFPVKEFRNDQYLVMATRKGTVKKTALEAYSHPRANGINAISLEEGDELVGVRITGGDEDINLSTKNGLSIRFNEKDVRSMGRTAKGVRGIRLKADDEVVSVDVLDEETTLLTVTQNGFGKRTKASEYRLQSRGGKGVFTIKVTVKNGKVVGVLKVTKDDEIIIIANSGKLIRMKASSISLIGRATQGVTLIKLAENDKVVGIALVAEKDEEESNEDIAEKK from the coding sequence ATGGAACGTTCAGTGATAAATATTGAAGAAGAGATGAAGACATCCTACCTTAATTACGCGATGAGCGTAATTATAGGCAGGGCGCTTCCTGATGTAAGGGACGGACTCAAGCCTGTCCAGCGGAGAATACTCTACGCGATGCTCAGGGAAGGATTGCTTCCGGGCAAGAGATATTCAAAATGCGCCGGTGTTGTCGGAGAGGTGCTCAAGAAGTATCACCCGCACGGCGACTCCGCAGTCTATGACGCGCTTGTCAGGCTTGCGCAGGATTTCAACATGCGGAATATACTTGTGGACGGACAGGGCAACTTCGGCTCTGTTGACGGCGACCCTGCTGCTGCATACCGTTACACAGAGGCAAAGCTTACAAAGATAGCAGAGGAGATGCTCACTGACATAGATAAGGAGACGGTTGATTTCATCCCCAACTATGATGAGACCACGACTGAGCCTACCGTTCTGCCTTCAAAGGTTCCGAACCTTATCATCAACGGCTCCTCCGGCATCGCAGTCGGCATGGCGACAAATATCCCGCCGCACAATCTCGGCGAGGTGGTGGACGGACTTCTTATGATGATAGCTGACCCTGATGTTGAGATCTCCGCGCTGATGAAAAAGATCAAGGGGCCTGACTTTCCGACAGGCAGCGCCATATACGGGAGAAAAGGCATAAACGACGCCTACACGACCGGCAGGGGACTGATAAGGATCAGGGCAAAGACAGAAGAGGAAGAGTATCAGAAGGGCACACGTATCATCATCACCGAACTGCCGTACCAGGTGAATAAATCAAGGCTTGTTGAAAAGATAGCAGAGCTTGTGCGTGAAAAGAAGATCGACGGAATCTCTGACCTGCGGGATGAATCAGACCGCAAAGGCATAAGGGTTGTTATCGAACTCAAGAAAGGCGCCTTCCTTCAGGTCGTGCTTAACCAGCTTTACAAGCATACCCCCATGGCAACCACATTCGGCGTCATACTCCTTGCCATAGTCAACGGACAGCCGAAGGTGCTCAACCTTGCGCAGATACTCTCTCTCTTTCTGCAGCACAGACGGATCATCATCACAAGAAAGACCGAGTTCGAACTGAGAAAGGCAAGGGAGAGGGCCCACATACTCGAAGGGCTCAAGATAGCTCTTGATAACCTTGACGCGATAATCAAACTCATAAGGGCGTCAAAGACACCTGCCGAAGCTCTTGAGGGACTGATGAATAAATTCCCTCTCACAAAGCTCCAGGCGCAGGCGATCCTTGATATGAAGCTGCAGAGGCTGACAGGACTTGAGCGGGACAAGATAATCGAAGACTATCAAGCCCTTATTAAAGAGATAGAGAGGCTTATATCAATCCTTGCAAGCCCTGAACTCATCAATAACATCATCAAGGAAGAGCTTACCGAGATAAAAGAGAAGTACGCAGACAAGAGGCGCACAACGATCACAGGCGAGGCAGAAGACATAACTATAGAGGACCTTATCAGCGAAGAAGATATGGTCGTCACGATCTCCCGCCTTGGTTTTGTGAAGAGAACAGCAGCTGATCTCTACAAGAGCCAGAAGAGGGGCGGCACCGGAAAGAAGGGCATGTCTCTAAGAGCAGGCACAGCGAAGAAGGCTGCGGATGGAACAGCTGTTACATCAACGGACGCGCAAGCTCCTGTAATTGAGAGAGAGGAGGATCTGGTCGAGACACTCTTTAAGGCATCGACGCATGACTATGCCCTATTCTTTACAAATTTCGGCAGGCTATACTGGCTCAAGGTCTATGAGATACCTGAAGGCGACAGGGCCACAAAAGGCAGGGCCATCGTGAACCTTTTAAAAATATCTCCGCATGAAAGGATAACGGCTGTCTTCCCGGTCAAAGAGTTCCGGAATGACCAGTATCTGGTCATGGCAACAAGAAAGGGCACCGTCAAGAAGACAGCTCTTGAGGCATACAGCCATCCGAGGGCAAACGGCATTAACGCCATATCGCTTGAGGAAGGGGACGAACTTGTAGGCGTAAGGATAACCGGCGGGGATGAGGATATAAATCTCAGCACAAAGAACGGCCTCTCAATACGCTTCAATGAAAAAGATGTCAGGTCCATGGGGCGCACTGCAAAGGGAGTGAGGGGCATCAGGCTCAAAGCTGATGATGAGGTTGTCTCTGTGGATGTTCTGGATGAGGAGACAACGCTTCTTACTGTTACACAGAACGGATTCGGCAAGAGGACCAAGGCGAGTGAATACAGGCTTCAGAGCAGGGGCGGCAAAGGTGTCTTCACGATCAAGGTCACTGTCAAGAACGGCAAGGTGGTCGGCGTGCTCAAGGTCACAAAAGATGATGAGATAATAATCATAGCAAACAGCGGCAAGCTTATCCGCATGAAGGCATCAAGCATATCCCTTATCGGCAGGGCAACCCAGGGGGTCACACTCATAAAGCTCGCCGAAAACGACAAGGTCGTCGGGATCGCACTTGTCGCTGAAAAAGATGAAGAAGAGAGTAACGAGGATATAGCAGAGAAAAAATAA
- the gyrB gene encoding DNA topoisomerase (ATP-hydrolyzing) subunit B, translating to MNENTNENTKEVKEDSYGAGDIKVLKGLDAVRKRPAMYIGSTGFDGLHHLVYEIADNSVDEALAGYCNEINITIHLDGSITVVDDGRGIPTGVHPTDPEKRTAAEIALTELHAGGKFENKAYAISGGLHGVGVSVVNALSEQLDLEIKQNGEVWEQHYKRGIPLGPLTKVGKTKKRGTKVTFKPDSEIFESVEFSYDTLSNRFREIAYLNKGITIKVSDERSGKEDEYHYEGGIVSFVEHLNKNKTPLHPNPIYVEKEKDGTSVEVALQYNDGYSETLYSFANNINTKEGGTHLVGFKSALTRTANSYATANGIIKNQAETLTGDDIREGLTAIISVKLPDPQFEGQTKTKLGNSDMKGIVESLVNDTLGYYFEQNPSVAKKIIEKAIQASRARDAARKARDLTRRKGALENTGLPGKLADCAEKSPELSEIFIVEGDSAGGSAKQGRDRQNQAILPLKGKILNVEKARFDKMLNSDEIKILITALGTGIGSDDFNIAKARYHKVIIMTDADVDGAHIRTLLLTFFFRQMHEMIERGYLYIAQPPLFKVKKGKTEKYIQNERELEDMLFELASDEITIQAENSLLAGKTIIPHIKKLSKLAKLTEWYSRRKIDTKMINAIIDLGGNKESIKDNVSMKGLLKQLKSKFPGMSETIEEDEEHQAFRARTERDGMTLVIDNELFASPDFREFQALRLGLKELGRPPFKIIHEEETIEFEKIRDLLDHILSIAKHGINIQRYKGLGEMNPQQLWETTMDPKKRTLLQVTIEDAVKCEHIFTTLMGDNVEPRKAFIEQHALEVSNLDI from the coding sequence ATGAACGAAAATACGAACGAAAATACGAAAGAAGTAAAAGAAGACAGCTACGGCGCAGGGGATATCAAAGTTCTTAAGGGCCTGGACGCAGTAAGAAAGAGGCCGGCGATGTATATAGGAAGCACGGGTTTTGACGGCCTTCACCATCTCGTTTATGAGATAGCCGACAACAGCGTTGATGAGGCGCTTGCCGGCTACTGCAACGAGATAAACATAACCATACATCTTGACGGCAGCATAACAGTTGTTGACGACGGCAGGGGTATCCCGACAGGCGTGCATCCGACTGATCCGGAAAAGAGAACAGCTGCGGAGATAGCGCTTACCGAGCTTCACGCAGGAGGCAAGTTCGAGAACAAGGCGTACGCAATATCCGGCGGGCTCCACGGTGTGGGCGTATCTGTGGTAAATGCCCTTTCGGAACAGCTTGACCTTGAGATCAAGCAGAACGGCGAGGTATGGGAACAGCATTACAAAAGGGGCATTCCGTTAGGCCCGCTCACAAAGGTGGGCAAGACAAAAAAGAGGGGCACCAAGGTCACATTCAAGCCTGATTCAGAGATATTCGAGAGCGTTGAATTCAGTTATGACACACTGAGCAACAGGTTCAGGGAGATCGCATACCTGAACAAGGGCATCACTATCAAAGTCTCTGACGAAAGGTCAGGCAAAGAAGATGAATACCATTACGAAGGCGGCATAGTCTCTTTCGTTGAACATCTGAACAAGAACAAGACCCCTCTTCATCCTAACCCGATATACGTTGAGAAAGAGAAGGATGGAACTTCCGTGGAAGTGGCGCTTCAGTATAATGACGGATACTCTGAGACGCTCTACTCTTTTGCCAATAACATCAACACCAAAGAAGGCGGCACGCATCTCGTGGGCTTTAAATCAGCGCTTACAAGAACTGCCAACAGTTACGCAACAGCAAACGGCATAATCAAGAATCAGGCTGAAACCCTTACCGGTGATGATATACGTGAAGGGCTTACAGCTATCATAAGTGTAAAACTTCCTGACCCGCAGTTTGAAGGCCAGACAAAGACCAAGCTCGGAAACAGCGACATGAAAGGGATAGTCGAGTCGCTTGTCAATGACACCCTCGGCTACTACTTTGAACAAAACCCTTCTGTCGCGAAAAAGATAATCGAAAAGGCGATCCAGGCATCAAGGGCAAGGGATGCCGCGAGAAAAGCAAGAGACCTCACAAGGAGAAAAGGCGCGCTTGAAAACACAGGCTTGCCCGGCAAGCTGGCTGACTGCGCTGAAAAAAGCCCCGAGTTGAGCGAGATATTCATCGTTGAGGGTGATTCAGCCGGCGGCTCTGCAAAACAGGGCCGGGACAGGCAGAACCAGGCAATTCTCCCGCTAAAAGGAAAGATCCTCAACGTTGAGAAGGCGCGGTTTGACAAGATGCTTAATTCCGATGAGATAAAGATCCTGATAACCGCATTGGGCACGGGTATCGGCTCTGATGATTTCAATATCGCTAAAGCGCGTTATCATAAGGTAATAATCATGACTGACGCTGACGTGGACGGCGCGCATATCAGGACGCTTCTTCTGACATTCTTCTTCAGGCAGATGCATGAGATGATCGAGAGAGGATACCTTTATATTGCACAGCCCCCGCTCTTTAAGGTAAAGAAGGGCAAGACTGAAAAATACATACAGAATGAGAGGGAGCTGGAGGATATGCTGTTTGAGCTTGCCTCAGATGAGATAACGATACAGGCTGAAAACAGCCTGCTTGCCGGCAAGACTATAATCCCGCATATTAAAAAACTGTCAAAACTCGCTAAGCTCACAGAATGGTATTCAAGAAGGAAGATAGACACAAAGATGATCAACGCGATCATTGACCTTGGCGGGAATAAAGAGAGCATAAAAGACAATGTGAGCATGAAGGGCCTGCTCAAACAGCTTAAGTCAAAATTCCCCGGGATGTCAGAAACCATAGAAGAGGATGAAGAGCATCAGGCGTTCCGGGCACGAACAGAGAGAGACGGCATGACCCTCGTCATTGATAACGAACTTTTCGCCTCACCTGATTTCAGGGAATTCCAGGCCCTGCGCTTAGGCCTGAAGGAACTGGGCCGCCCTCCATTTAAGATCATCCATGAAGAAGAGACGATTGAGTTTGAAAAGATCAGGGACCTGCTTGACCACATATTATCAATAGCAAAACACGGAATAAACATACAGAGGTACAAAGGCCTCGGCGAGATGAACCCTCAGCAGCTCTGGGAGACGACCATGGACCCGAAGAAGAGAACTCTCCTTCAGGTAACCATTGAAGACGCGGTAAAGTGCGAACATATATTCACTACCCTCATGGGCGACAATGTCGAGCCGAGAAAGGCTTTTATCGAACAGCACGCGCTTGAGGTAAGCAATTTAGATATTTAA